CAGTACCGGGACAGGAAAAGTACCGGAAATAGCACCGGGAAAAGAGAATTACCGGATATAACGGCAGTACTGGGACAGTAGAATTAccggatataacgacagtaccGGGACAGGATTAGAACCTGATATAACGACAGTACCGGGGACAGGAGAAATACCGGATATACCGGTAGTACCGGGACTGGAAATGTACCGGATATGGTACCGGGATAGGAGAATTAACGGGTATACGTTGACGGCAGTAGTGAGGACAGGAGAAGTAccggatataacgacagtaccGGGACAGGATTAGTACCGATATAACGGCAGTACCGGGACAGGATTAGTACCGATATAACGGCAGTACCGGGACAGGCGAAGTACCGGATATAGTACCGGGATAGGTGAGGTACCGGATGTAACGGCAGTACCGAGGACAGGAGAATTACCGGATGTAACGGCAGTACCGGGACAGGAGAAGTACTGGATATAACGGCAGTCCCGGGACAGAATTACCGTACCGGTATAGGAGAATTAccgaatatatttacatttccgtttaaCGGCAGTACCGGGACAGGAAAAGTACCGGAAATAGCACCGGGAAAGGAGAATTACCGGATATAACGGCAGTACTGGGACAGTAGAATTAccggatataacgacagtaccGGGACAGGAGAATTACCGGAAATAGCACCGGGATAGGAGAATTACCGGATATATCGGATATAACGGCAGTACCGGAACAGGAGAATTACCGGATATAACGGCAGTACCGGAACAGGAGAATTACCGGAAAAAAGCACCGGGATAGGAGAATAACCGGATATAACGGCAGTACCGGAACAAGGGGAAGTACCAATAGTATCGACATAATAAGGACTGTACCGGGGACAGGGGAAATACCAAATGTAAAGACATAAACCTacaagatattaaaaaaaatccctttaTACTATAAACCTGTTTCTGAAATATCATCGTCAAACGTTTGCTCTTACTTATTCCATATCCATCCTTTTCGTCCATTGCAGCTGCCAGGCAGACTCTTCCAATATAACTGTCCAAAAGGCCTTCGTCCACATCATTTTTCCTTTCTCCTCTTTGCATGTAAATATCGGGATTAACTCTGACTTCGCTGTCTTCATAAGGAACTAGTGGTTCTTTCCTGACACCACCACTGTTCAAGATGTCATCAACGCCAGGATAACGTAAAAGTTTCTCGCGGCTTTTCATGGGTTCCTTAAAACGAACCCGATGCCCTTTATCTCCGAGACGAAACGTATTAGAATCTCCCATATCAATATCTAACGTTTGCTTTGGACGAGCCTTCATCCTGTCAATGTCGTAAAGCATACAAGGCAAAGTTGAACTTGTTATTCCATGCGACGTCATAGTTGTCATGACGTCACGACGAACAGTTCTGACGGGAAATGTACATTCGTCATTTGTCGCGCAATTTCATTGACTAAGTGTGTGCACCTAGAGGATATTTCATACAGTTTGCGACTATTGTCTTCATAACTATTTCTCTGTTTTTATACCATGAGTTTACGTTCAGTGTATACTCTACTTAGACAAACTTAAAAgtactttttttctctctctgatattatcaatgaaaataattgttgaACTTAC
This genomic window from Argopecten irradians isolate NY chromosome 4, Ai_NY, whole genome shotgun sequence contains:
- the LOC138322219 gene encoding uncharacterized protein; this encodes MTTMTSHGITSSTLPCMLYDIDRMKARPKQTLDIDMGDSNTFRLGDKGHRVRFKEPMKSREKLLRYPGVDDILNSGGVRKEPLVPYEDSEVRVNPDIYMQRGERKNDVDEGLLDSYIGRVCLAAAMDEKDGYGISKSKRLTMIFQKQVYSIKGFFLISCRFMSLHLVFPLSPVQSLLCRYYWYFPLFRYCRYIRLFSYPGAFFRNKKIQDKKGKKWNKKEKKRKMAEEYIATEISDQSSGQIMVIPLREFR